In one Pseudomonas sp. SCA2728.1_7 genomic region, the following are encoded:
- a CDS encoding GntR family transcriptional regulator has protein sequence MIRQVRFDKKQRVVDELVRRIESGLMEDGFLLPGEHQLAQEFQVSRGTLREALAELKRRNYIATQSGVGSIVTFDGVALDQRSGWAQALADSGVLINTEVLRLEAVTRPDLLSRFGTDQFITLDRRRRSNDGTLVSLERSLMPATGGLESLPRVGLIDNSLTITLAAYGYIGERGDQWIGAEPLNAEDAALLGRPEGTVFLKALRTTYDRQNRFMELVESLLDPVHFRLHLQFGESK, from the coding sequence ATGATTAGACAGGTACGATTTGACAAGAAACAACGGGTGGTCGACGAACTCGTCCGGCGCATCGAAAGCGGCCTCATGGAGGACGGCTTTCTGTTGCCCGGCGAACATCAGTTGGCTCAAGAATTCCAAGTCAGCCGCGGCACGCTGCGCGAAGCGCTGGCCGAACTGAAACGGCGCAATTACATCGCCACGCAAAGCGGCGTCGGCTCCATCGTCACCTTCGACGGTGTCGCGCTGGATCAGCGCAGCGGCTGGGCGCAGGCGCTGGCTGACAGCGGCGTACTGATCAACACCGAAGTGCTGCGCCTGGAAGCCGTGACCCGACCCGATCTGCTCTCGCGGTTCGGCACCGACCAATTCATCACCCTCGACCGCCGTCGTCGCTCCAACGACGGCACGCTGGTGTCCCTCGAACGCTCATTGATGCCGGCCACCGGCGGCTTGGAAAGCCTGCCGCGCGTCGGTCTGATCGACAACTCCCTGACCATCACCCTGGCCGCGTACGGCTACATCGGCGAGCGCGGCGATCAATGGATCGGCGCCGAACCGCTGAATGCCGAAGACGCCGCGCTGCTCGGCCGCCCTGAGGGCACGGTGTTCCTCAAAGCCCTGCGCACCACCTACGACCGGCAGAACCGTTTCATGGAGCTGGTCGAAAGCCTGCTCGACCCGGTGCATTTCCGTCTGCACCTGCAATTTGGAGAATCGAAATGA
- a CDS encoding ADP-ribosylglycohydrolase family protein, which produces MTALNRALGAFYGLALGDALGMPTQSLNRETIKTRFGQITDLQDAGPLQPIAANMPKGSITDDTEQAILVGELLVEGKGRIEPAILAQRLIEWEAEMQAKGSQDLLGPSTKRAIEMILAGHSPEEAGRYGTTNGAAMRITPVGIAADVADPQRFIAAVVQACQVTHNTTLGISSAAAVAAVVSAGINGMDLGEALNLGQQIAQQAEAHGHWVAGGRIASRISWARTISVDSDKALLADLLYDVIGTSVASQESVVVSFALAQQVAVGEMSAFDALCMAASLGGDTDTIAAILGAMLGACLGLESWPVPMIDTVKAVNHLELEPLVQGLLALR; this is translated from the coding sequence ATGACCGCGCTCAACCGTGCCCTCGGCGCTTTCTACGGCCTGGCCCTCGGTGATGCGCTGGGCATGCCGACCCAATCGCTGAACCGAGAAACCATCAAGACCCGCTTCGGCCAGATCACCGATTTGCAGGATGCCGGCCCCTTGCAGCCGATCGCCGCGAACATGCCCAAAGGCTCGATCACCGACGACACCGAACAGGCGATTCTGGTCGGCGAGTTGCTGGTTGAAGGCAAGGGCCGCATCGAGCCGGCAATCCTCGCGCAACGCCTGATCGAGTGGGAAGCCGAGATGCAGGCCAAGGGCTCGCAGGACTTGCTCGGGCCGTCGACCAAACGCGCGATCGAAATGATCCTTGCCGGGCACTCGCCGGAAGAGGCCGGGCGTTACGGCACCACCAATGGCGCGGCGATGCGCATCACGCCAGTGGGGATCGCGGCAGATGTTGCCGATCCTCAACGCTTTATTGCGGCGGTTGTGCAGGCTTGCCAGGTCACGCACAACACCACGCTGGGGATTTCCAGTGCGGCGGCGGTGGCAGCGGTGGTATCCGCTGGCATCAATGGCATGGACCTCGGCGAGGCGTTGAACCTCGGTCAGCAAATCGCTCAGCAAGCCGAGGCGCACGGGCACTGGGTCGCCGGTGGGCGTATTGCTTCGCGCATCAGTTGGGCGCGCACCATCAGTGTCGATAGCGACAAGGCTTTACTGGCCGATCTGCTCTACGACGTGATTGGCACTTCGGTGGCGTCGCAGGAATCGGTGGTGGTTTCGTTTGCACTGGCACAGCAAGTCGCGGTGGGTGAGATGAGCGCGTTTGATGCGCTGTGCATGGCCGCCAGTCTTGGTGGTGACACTGACACCATCGCGGCGATTCTTGGCGCGATGCTGGGGGCCTGCCTGGGTCTTGAGAGTTGGCCGGTGCCGATGATCGACACAGTGAAAGCGGTCAATCATCTGGAGCTTGAGCCGTTGGTGCAGGGACTGTTGGCCTTGCGTTGA
- a CDS encoding cytosine permease, producing MSSSNAGQSAGQLETRGIEPVPEAECNGHPLQLFWVWFAANISILGLPLGATLVAFRGLAIWQAIIVAIIGAAGSFAVVGIISIAGRRGRAPSLTLSRAIFGVRGNIGPTLVSLMSRLGWETVNTTTAAFVLLSLCSILFGSPVEAKSAPILTLIFIAIFVLLTLSVSGLGHATLLVIQKWANYVFGALNILVGGFLCATIDWSAVFNATPAPMSAMIIGIGTMAAGTGIGWANAGADMSRYQHRSVKAVRLVASAAFGAGIPLVLLITLGGLLSVGNNDLASATDPIVAIRDMLPTWMAVPYLITAFGGLLLSNNLSVYSAGLTTLTLGLKVKRVYAVVVDIVAIFAGSIYFMLIADSFYGPFITFISLLAVPITAWVGIFVVDLIHRHYYSPKDLLDVSPSSAYWYRGGIEWRAFGAWAIAIVLGFSFTTIGTTAENVWFKGFLSDSWLGHNGLGWIVTFVVAGGIYFVLGGAKDRRAAQTENAHA from the coding sequence ATGAGTTCATCAAACGCCGGGCAAAGCGCCGGGCAACTGGAAACCCGCGGCATCGAACCGGTGCCGGAAGCCGAGTGCAACGGCCATCCGCTGCAACTGTTCTGGGTCTGGTTCGCCGCCAACATCTCCATCCTCGGCCTGCCGCTGGGCGCCACGCTGGTGGCGTTTCGCGGGCTGGCGATCTGGCAGGCGATCATCGTCGCGATCATCGGTGCTGCCGGTTCGTTCGCGGTGGTCGGGATCATCTCGATTGCCGGTCGCCGTGGCCGCGCGCCGAGCCTGACCTTGTCGCGGGCGATCTTCGGCGTACGCGGCAATATCGGCCCGACACTGGTCTCGCTGATGTCGCGTCTCGGTTGGGAAACCGTCAACACCACCACTGCCGCATTCGTGCTGTTGTCGCTGTGCTCGATTCTGTTCGGCTCACCGGTCGAAGCGAAAAGTGCGCCGATACTGACGCTGATCTTCATCGCGATTTTCGTCCTGCTGACCCTGTCGGTGTCCGGCCTCGGCCATGCGACCTTGCTGGTGATCCAGAAGTGGGCGAACTACGTGTTCGGCGCGCTGAACATTCTCGTTGGCGGCTTCCTCTGCGCGACCATCGACTGGAGCGCGGTATTCAACGCCACGCCGGCGCCGATGAGCGCAATGATCATCGGTATCGGCACCATGGCCGCCGGCACCGGTATCGGTTGGGCCAACGCTGGCGCCGACATGTCGCGCTATCAGCACCGCAGCGTCAAGGCTGTGCGTCTGGTCGCGTCTGCCGCATTCGGCGCGGGTATTCCGCTGGTGCTGCTGATCACCCTCGGCGGCTTGCTCTCGGTGGGCAACAACGACCTCGCCTCGGCGACTGACCCGATCGTGGCAATTCGCGACATGCTGCCAACCTGGATGGCCGTGCCGTACCTGATCACCGCATTCGGTGGCTTGCTGCTGTCGAACAACCTGTCGGTGTACTCCGCCGGGCTGACCACGCTGACTCTCGGCCTCAAGGTCAAACGCGTCTACGCGGTAGTGGTCGATATCGTCGCGATCTTCGCCGGTTCGATCTACTTCATGCTGATCGCCGACAGCTTCTACGGCCCGTTCATTACCTTCATTTCCCTGCTGGCGGTGCCGATCACTGCGTGGGTCGGGATCTTCGTCGTCGACCTGATTCACCGTCATTATTACAGCCCGAAAGACCTGCTCGACGTCAGCCCGAGCAGCGCCTATTGGTATCGCGGCGGCATCGAGTGGCGTGCGTTCGGTGCATGGGCGATTGCCATCGTCCTCGGCTTCAGTTTCACCACCATCGGCACCACCGCTGAAAACGTCTGGTTCAAAGGCTTCCTGTCCGACTCTTGGCTGGGCCACAACGGCCTCGGCTGGATCGTGACCTTCGTCGTCGCTGGTGGCATTTACTTCGTCCTCGGCGGGGCGAAAGATCGCCGCGCCGCGCAAACCGAGAATGCTCATGCCTAA
- a CDS encoding PfkB family carbohydrate kinase yields MPKMLHTGQVIIDLVMAVDKLPQIGGDVLAQSAGFEAGGGFNVMAAAVRNGLPVVYLGRHGTGRFGDLARQAMNAEGIHIGITEPAQKDTGLCVALTDASAERSFISYIGAEGEVTEADLNSVPAESGDYVYLSGYSLLHEGKAQALLDWTLALPDSINVVFDPGPLVESPDSPLMQALLPRIDVWTSNSVEALRFTGADDIGVALDRLAEHLPKEVLMVVRDGPQGCWIHQGDERRHVPGFAVKALDSNGAGDAHAGVFVAGLAQGLSAHEAARRANAAAALAVTRWGPATSPGADEVDAFIRESGDA; encoded by the coding sequence ATGCCTAAGATGTTGCACACCGGCCAGGTCATCATCGACCTGGTCATGGCCGTGGATAAACTGCCGCAGATTGGCGGTGACGTGCTGGCGCAGTCGGCCGGTTTCGAAGCCGGCGGCGGTTTCAACGTGATGGCGGCGGCGGTGCGCAATGGCCTGCCGGTGGTGTATCTCGGTCGCCATGGCACTGGGCGTTTCGGTGATCTCGCGCGCCAGGCGATGAACGCCGAGGGGATTCACATCGGCATCACCGAACCCGCACAGAAAGACACCGGTTTGTGTGTGGCGCTGACCGATGCGTCGGCCGAGCGCAGTTTCATTTCCTACATCGGCGCTGAAGGTGAAGTGACTGAGGCGGATCTGAACAGCGTGCCGGCCGAGTCGGGCGATTACGTTTATCTCAGCGGCTACAGCCTGCTCCACGAAGGCAAGGCCCAAGCGTTGCTTGACTGGACGTTGGCGCTACCGGACTCGATCAATGTTGTGTTCGATCCGGGCCCGTTGGTGGAGTCGCCGGATTCGCCGCTGATGCAGGCGCTGTTGCCGCGCATCGATGTGTGGACCAGCAACAGTGTTGAAGCACTGCGGTTTACTGGTGCTGATGATATTGGCGTGGCGCTGGATCGTCTCGCTGAACATCTGCCCAAAGAAGTGCTGATGGTGGTGCGGGACGGGCCGCAGGGTTGCTGGATTCATCAGGGCGATGAGCGTCGGCATGTGCCGGGGTTTGCCGTGAAAGCGCTGGACAGCAACGGCGCCGGTGATGCTCATGCCGGGGTATTTGTCGCCGGGTTGGCGCAGGGCTTGTCTGCCCATGAAGCGGCGCGGCGGGCGAATGCGGCAGCGGCTTTGGCGGTGACGCGCTGGGGGCCGGCGACCTCGCCGGGGGCAGATGAAGTGGATGCATTTATCCGCGAGTCCGGCGACGCCTGA
- a CDS encoding MFS transporter, with protein MSPATPKVSGKLFGLFCLASYLLSLSYGSTFLLSLLIASRGGNEHDAGSVISAAMLSTFVAVLVSGHLSDWLGAARSIALFGLLLVVASLGFALTQGFGHLLLFFGLLLGLGWGVFYTLGPIIVASLVTPAQRAKYFALLSGSMMTGIGSGPLLGRAASAVGLPVTSAFYLAALASLVGVLLFWQLGARLKSTQVTSAARITWRATTQVLGSRALFPIIMVGLGGCVFGGLSSFQTSYATARSLDYSLFFLGFMGAAISSRMLIAGYVVKRDPLRASCLLSGLMLASIALFAFGVHSGFSYLLAAVMLGVGYGLTYSVINGLAANEAPAGTTSQALLLFSLAYFIGVFGFPLLAGKIIVEHGMSTLLLTVLIVALANWLITLGRLLWRRISLKAAQAT; from the coding sequence ATGTCACCAGCAACACCCAAGGTTTCAGGCAAGCTGTTCGGCCTGTTCTGTCTCGCCAGTTATCTGCTGTCGCTGTCCTATGGCTCGACGTTTTTGTTGTCGCTGCTGATCGCTTCTCGCGGTGGCAATGAACACGATGCCGGCAGTGTGATTTCGGCGGCGATGCTCAGTACGTTTGTCGCGGTACTGGTGTCCGGGCATTTGTCGGACTGGCTCGGGGCGGCGCGTTCGATTGCGTTGTTCGGGCTGTTGCTGGTGGTGGCGAGTCTGGGCTTTGCGCTGACGCAGGGGTTCGGTCATCTGCTGTTGTTTTTCGGCTTGCTGTTGGGATTGGGTTGGGGCGTTTTCTATACGTTGGGGCCGATCATCGTCGCCAGTCTGGTGACGCCGGCGCAACGAGCGAAATACTTCGCGCTGTTGTCGGGCAGCATGATGACCGGCATCGGCAGCGGCCCGTTGCTAGGTCGTGCGGCGAGTGCAGTGGGTTTGCCGGTGACCTCGGCGTTTTATCTGGCGGCACTGGCGAGCCTGGTTGGCGTGCTGTTGTTCTGGCAACTCGGGGCTCGATTGAAAAGCACGCAAGTAACCTCGGCCGCAAGAATCACTTGGCGAGCGACCACCCAAGTGCTCGGCTCGCGCGCACTGTTCCCGATCATCATGGTCGGTCTCGGCGGATGCGTGTTCGGTGGTCTGTCGAGTTTCCAGACCAGCTATGCCACCGCCCGCTCGCTGGATTACTCACTGTTCTTTCTGGGTTTCATGGGGGCGGCCATCAGCAGCCGGATGTTGATCGCAGGTTATGTGGTCAAACGTGATCCGCTGCGCGCGTCGTGTCTGTTGTCCGGACTGATGCTGGCTTCGATTGCGCTGTTCGCGTTCGGCGTGCACAGCGGCTTCAGTTATCTGCTGGCAGCGGTGATGCTCGGCGTCGGTTATGGCCTGACCTATTCGGTGATCAACGGTTTGGCGGCCAACGAAGCACCGGCCGGCACCACGTCACAGGCCTTGTTGCTGTTCAGTCTTGCGTACTTTATCGGTGTGTTTGGTTTCCCGTTGCTGGCCGGGAAAATCATCGTTGAGCACGGCATGAGCACGCTGCTTTTGACGGTTTTGATCGTCGCGTTGGCCAACTGGTTGATTACCCTGGGCCGTTTGCTCTGGCGGCGGATCAGTCTGAAAGCCGCGCAGGCAACCTAG
- a CDS encoding HD domain-containing protein codes for MNLEFFTPVAALAAELLPHALEPSDDGAHDLAHLQRVWHNVRTLHEEEGGDLEVLLAAVLLHDCVAVEKNSPLRSQASRLAADKASSVLADLNWPEEKIMAVAHAIEAHSFSANLTPLTLEAKIVQDADRLDSLGMLGVARTFYIAGRMGSALYDPQDPEAKQRDYDDKRFCLDHFQTKLLHLADGFQTAAGQRLAQVRHHRLKGFMEQFKEEIGIA; via the coding sequence ATGAACCTTGAGTTTTTTACACCCGTGGCGGCACTGGCAGCAGAGTTACTGCCCCACGCCCTGGAGCCGTCCGACGACGGCGCCCACGACCTCGCCCACCTGCAACGGGTCTGGCACAACGTGCGTACGTTGCATGAAGAAGAAGGTGGAGATCTTGAGGTGCTGCTGGCCGCCGTGCTCTTGCACGATTGCGTGGCCGTCGAGAAGAATTCACCGCTGCGTTCGCAGGCTTCGCGGCTGGCGGCAGATAAAGCTTCGTCAGTGCTGGCCGATCTGAACTGGCCGGAAGAAAAAATCATGGCCGTCGCCCACGCCATCGAAGCCCATAGTTTTTCCGCCAACCTCACTCCGCTCACCCTCGAAGCGAAAATCGTCCAGGACGCCGACCGCCTCGACTCACTGGGCATGCTCGGCGTCGCCCGTACCTTCTACATTGCCGGGCGCATGGGCTCGGCGCTGTACGACCCGCAGGATCCCGAAGCGAAACAACGCGACTACGACGACAAGCGGTTTTGCCTCGATCATTTCCAGACCAAACTGCTGCACCTCGCCGACGGTTTCCAGACTGCCGCCGGCCAGCGTCTGGCGCAGGTCCGTCATCATCGTCTGAAGGGCTTCATGGAGCAGTTCAAGGAAGAGATCGGTATCGCCTGA
- a CDS encoding GNAT family N-acetyltransferase, which yields MTIEIRPATPSDAPQILAFITELADFEKARHEVIASVADIERSLFGEGATAHGLICLRDGLPIGFAVFFFSYSTWLGSNCLYLEDLYITPEQRGGGAGKTLLRHLAKIACDNDCGRFEWSVLDWNTPAIEFYKSLGAQPQEEWVRYRMDGQVLREFAEG from the coding sequence ATGACGATCGAAATCCGCCCGGCGACCCCCAGCGATGCCCCGCAAATCCTCGCCTTCATTACTGAACTCGCCGATTTCGAAAAGGCCCGCCACGAAGTCATCGCCAGCGTTGCCGACATCGAACGCAGCCTGTTCGGCGAAGGCGCCACCGCTCACGGTCTGATTTGCCTGCGCGATGGACTGCCGATCGGTTTCGCAGTGTTCTTCTTCAGCTACTCGACCTGGCTGGGCAGCAACTGCCTGTACCTCGAAGACCTCTACATTACCCCCGAACAACGCGGCGGCGGTGCTGGCAAAACCCTGTTGCGCCATCTGGCAAAAATTGCCTGCGACAACGACTGCGGCCGCTTCGAATGGAGCGTGCTTGACTGGAACACCCCGGCGATCGAATTCTACAAATCCCTCGGCGCGCAACCTCAGGAAGAGTGGGTGCGCTACCGCATGGATGGCCAGGTCCTGCGGGAGTTTGCCGAAGGCTGA
- a CDS encoding PAAR domain-containing protein, protein MSGKPAARVTDPTACPLPGHGTNPIASGSPNVFFDGLAAARMTDKSACGSPITGAVSGTVFINGLNAATLDSTGGHGNVVVGGSGTVIIGQSGGGAAFSGLLPMPVHFTDRLQVVNEATGEPIPDHPYAIQRGDGRIEHGITNEQGFTHMVSSHLAETIKLFVE, encoded by the coding sequence TTGAGTGGTAAACCCGCTGCACGCGTCACCGACCCGACCGCCTGTCCATTGCCAGGCCATGGCACCAACCCGATTGCCTCCGGCTCGCCGAACGTCTTCTTCGACGGCCTCGCCGCCGCGCGCATGACCGATAAATCGGCGTGCGGCAGTCCGATTACCGGAGCCGTTTCCGGCACGGTTTTTATCAACGGCCTGAACGCGGCCACGCTCGACAGCACCGGAGGCCACGGCAATGTCGTGGTGGGTGGCTCGGGGACGGTGATTATCGGCCAGAGTGGCGGCGGGGCAGCGTTTAGCGGATTGCTGCCGATGCCGGTGCATTTTACGGACAGGTTGCAAGTGGTTAACGAGGCGACTGGCGAGCCTATCCCCGATCATCCGTATGCGATCCAGCGAGGTGATGGGCGCATAGAACATGGCATCACCAATGAGCAGGGCTTTACCCATATGGTGAGTTCTCACTTGGCTGAAACTATTAAATTGTTTGTAGAGTGA
- a CDS encoding 2-dehydro-3-deoxygalactonokinase, which produces MLAQLIALDWGTTSLRAYKLAAGGVVLEQRALSSGIMQLPKTPRVINGRECADGFELAFDEACGDWLDAQPDLPVIACGMVGSAQGWREAAYCETPANVANLGNSLQTVVSLRGTRVHIVPGVIQRSRLPNVMRGEETQVLGVLQNLPIEAGADLLIGLPGSHSKWVDVVDGCITHFDTFMTGEVFAVLSEHSILGRTLKQGAMFDALAFDRGAQVALSADGELGVLSTLFSARTLGLTGELSPTEQADYLSGLMIGHELAALATVQRRRRNNPNLPSIILIGNAQLCARYSRALDACGFANVTLAEQATERGLWQLALAAGLIDSSSR; this is translated from the coding sequence ATGCTGGCGCAATTGATCGCGCTCGACTGGGGGACGACCTCATTACGTGCTTACAAACTCGCGGCGGGTGGTGTGGTGCTGGAGCAGCGCGCGCTGTCGTCCGGGATCATGCAACTGCCGAAGACTCCGCGAGTCATCAACGGTCGCGAATGCGCCGATGGTTTTGAACTGGCCTTCGACGAGGCATGCGGCGACTGGCTCGATGCGCAGCCTGATCTGCCGGTGATTGCCTGCGGCATGGTCGGCAGTGCGCAGGGCTGGCGTGAAGCGGCCTACTGCGAGACGCCGGCGAACGTCGCCAATCTCGGAAACTCCCTACAAACAGTTGTCAGTCTGCGCGGCACCCGCGTGCATATCGTGCCGGGTGTGATTCAGCGTTCGCGTCTGCCGAACGTGATGCGCGGCGAAGAAACCCAAGTGCTCGGCGTGTTGCAGAATCTGCCGATTGAGGCGGGTGCTGATCTGTTGATCGGCCTGCCGGGCAGCCACTCGAAATGGGTCGACGTGGTCGATGGCTGCATCACTCATTTCGATACCTTCATGACCGGCGAAGTATTCGCCGTGCTCAGTGAGCACAGCATCCTCGGCCGGACCCTGAAGCAAGGCGCGATGTTCGATGCTCTGGCATTTGACCGTGGTGCGCAGGTTGCTCTGTCGGCGGACGGCGAACTCGGTGTGCTGTCGACGTTGTTCAGCGCCCGAACCCTGGGCTTGACCGGCGAACTCAGCCCGACCGAGCAGGCGGATTATCTGTCCGGCCTGATGATCGGCCATGAACTGGCGGCGCTCGCCACGGTTCAGCGCCGTCGCCGCAACAATCCGAATCTTCCTTCGATCATCCTCATCGGCAACGCGCAACTCTGTGCGCGCTACAGCCGTGCCCTCGATGCCTGCGGGTTCGCCAACGTGACGCTGGCCGAACAGGCCACCGAGCGTGGCCTGTGGCAACTGGCGCTGGCCGCCGGACTGATTGATTCCTCATCCCGTTAA
- a CDS encoding 2-dehydro-3-deoxy-6-phosphogalactonate aldolase: MLKQALAQNGLIAILRGLHPQEAAAVGEVLYAAGFRVIEVPLNSPSPYESIRILRKTLPADCLIGAGTVLTPEQVGLVKEAGGQVIVMPHSDAKVLRAAKAAGLYLSPGVATPTEAFAALEEGADILKLFPAEQMGPAVVKAWLAVLPAGTVLAPVGGITPDNMQAFIDAGVKGFGLGSGLFKPGMTPEQVAVNAKAYVAAWKALR, translated from the coding sequence ATGCTCAAGCAAGCACTGGCGCAAAACGGTCTGATCGCGATCCTGCGGGGCCTGCATCCGCAGGAAGCCGCCGCTGTCGGAGAAGTCCTGTATGCGGCCGGATTTCGCGTCATCGAAGTACCGCTCAATTCCCCTTCGCCGTACGAAAGTATCCGCATCCTGCGCAAGACCTTGCCCGCCGATTGCCTGATCGGTGCCGGCACGGTGCTGACGCCGGAACAGGTCGGGTTGGTGAAAGAAGCCGGCGGCCAAGTGATCGTCATGCCGCACAGCGACGCCAAGGTGTTACGCGCAGCAAAAGCGGCGGGGCTGTACTTATCGCCGGGTGTCGCCACGCCGACCGAAGCCTTCGCGGCGCTGGAGGAGGGCGCGGACATTCTCAAGCTGTTCCCGGCCGAGCAGATGGGCCCGGCGGTCGTCAAAGCCTGGCTCGCAGTGTTGCCGGCGGGGACGGTGCTGGCGCCGGTCGGCGGCATCACGCCGGACAACATGCAGGCGTTTATCGACGCAGGCGTGAAAGGTTTCGGCCTCGGTTCCGGGCTGTTCAAACCGGGCATGACGCCGGAGCAGGTGGCAGTGAATGCCAAGGCCTACGTGGCTGCGTGGAAGGCGCTTCGCTAA
- the dgoD gene encoding galactonate dehydratase, whose product MKITKLTTFIVPPRWCFLKVETDEGVTGWGEPVVEGRAHTVAAAVEELSDYLIGKDPRNIEDIWTVLYRGGFYRGGAIHMSALAGIDQALWDIKGKALGVSVSDLLGGQVRDKIRVYSWIGGDRPADTARAAQEAVSRGFTAVKMNGTEELQFLDTFEKVDLALANVAAVRDAVGPNVGIGVDFHGRVHKPMAKVLMKELDPYKLMFIEEPVLSENYEALKELAPLTSTPIALGERLFSRWDFKRVLSEGYVDIIQPDASHAGGITETRKIANMAEAYDVALALHCPLGPIALAACLQLDAVCYNAFIQEQSLGIHYNESNDLLDYVKDPRVFDYDKGFVKIPNGPGLGIEINEEYVIERAAVGHRWRNPIWRHADGSFAEW is encoded by the coding sequence ATGAAAATCACCAAACTCACGACCTTCATTGTCCCGCCGCGCTGGTGTTTCCTCAAGGTCGAAACCGACGAGGGCGTCACCGGTTGGGGCGAGCCCGTGGTCGAGGGCCGCGCGCACACCGTGGCCGCTGCCGTCGAAGAATTGTCCGACTACCTGATCGGCAAAGACCCACGCAATATCGAAGACATCTGGACCGTGCTCTATCGCGGCGGCTTCTACCGTGGCGGCGCGATTCACATGAGTGCGCTGGCCGGCATCGATCAGGCGTTGTGGGACATCAAGGGCAAGGCCCTCGGCGTGTCGGTGAGTGATCTGCTCGGTGGTCAGGTGCGTGACAAGATTCGCGTGTATTCGTGGATTGGCGGCGACCGACCGGCCGATACCGCGCGTGCGGCGCAAGAGGCGGTGAGCCGTGGTTTCACTGCGGTGAAAATGAACGGCACCGAAGAGCTGCAATTTCTCGATACCTTTGAAAAAGTCGATCTGGCGCTGGCCAACGTCGCCGCCGTGCGTGACGCGGTCGGGCCGAACGTCGGTATCGGCGTCGACTTTCATGGCCGCGTGCACAAGCCGATGGCCAAGGTGCTGATGAAGGAACTCGACCCGTACAAACTGATGTTTATCGAAGAGCCGGTGCTCAGCGAAAACTACGAAGCGCTGAAAGAGCTGGCGCCGTTGACCAGCACACCGATTGCCCTCGGCGAGCGGCTGTTCTCGCGTTGGGACTTTAAACGCGTGTTGAGCGAAGGCTATGTCGACATCATCCAGCCGGATGCTTCCCATGCCGGCGGAATCACCGAAACCCGCAAGATCGCCAACATGGCCGAGGCCTACGACGTCGCGCTGGCCCTGCATTGCCCGCTGGGGCCGATTGCGCTGGCGGCGTGTTTGCAATTGGACGCGGTTTGTTACAACGCGTTTATCCAGGAGCAGAGCCTGGGCATCCATTACAACGAGAGCAACGATTTGCTCGACTACGTGAAGGATCCACGGGTGTTCGATTACGACAAAGGCTTCGTGAAGATTCCGAACGGGCCGGGCCTGGGCATCGAGATCAACGAGGAATACGTGATCGAGCGCGCGGCGGTCGGGCATCGCTGGCGCAACCCGATCTGGCGTCATGCCGATGGCAGTTTTGCCGAGTGGTGA